The following are encoded in a window of Halosolutus halophilus genomic DNA:
- a CDS encoding TRAM domain-containing protein has protein sequence MIGATAIALGVLATVLFASWLVRRFRGGRSGEQRESWDRHREAQERDPPVEIGDVRTVAIEEFTTHHSGERQAVCKVEGFVVFVEDLPGGLAETDVIRAKILSFNRGHTSATATFVDRD, from the coding sequence ATGATCGGGGCAACAGCGATCGCTCTCGGCGTGCTCGCGACGGTGCTGTTCGCGTCGTGGCTGGTCAGGCGCTTCCGCGGCGGACGATCCGGAGAGCAACGGGAGTCCTGGGACCGACACAGGGAAGCCCAGGAACGCGACCCGCCGGTCGAGATCGGCGACGTCCGGACGGTCGCGATCGAGGAGTTCACCACCCACCACTCCGGCGAGCGCCAGGCCGTCTGCAAGGTCGAGGGGTTCGTCGTCTTCGTCGAGGACCTGCCCGGCGGACTCGCCGAGACGGACGTGATCCGGGCCAAGATTCTCTCGTTCAACCGCGGGCACACCTCCGCGACGGCGACCTTCGTCGATCGGGACTGA
- the arcS gene encoding archaeosine synthase subunit alpha codes for MTEYFEVHARDGAARVGELRLASPRTTPALVDDVLEDAGSLWSAAREVPEGDESTLTVLPHRAFPGGTAAEVRESFAVEHPDVDYPSVAVVSSDGAEAQGTDAYALSNGQSVTGHGAALVEAVVNVREAIPTDTALLFSGVATPRNVALLAYAGVDLFDETAAVVKGTEGRYLTTDEAYFLEDLEELPCSCPACQQPREEFTREDCAEHNVNALRAELGIVRRRIRDGRLRDYVEGQARHDQWLTAAMRELDSQWGYLEERTPILRDSQISAATEDTLRRVEIQRFADRVTTRYRNRFANPLVLVPCSATKPYSESQSHRQFHDAIQWRGHLVSMTSPIGVVPQELETTYPAQHYDTVVTGRWSEDEKEFVSEVLQRYLERNEYPSIVAHVPDEGYRDIVERVEDALDLDITYTVPEGGHPTDDESISNLSEALAGELKYSKRDREHNTVRAIADYLFGDGAGDDLFDDIRTTSRYPKIQVRDRDDTQLATMVPQYGTLSFTLAGAKRWVDSDAPTKRVEIDGFVPHGSVLAPGVVDADEDVRVGDEVVVEGPKAFGVGRAEMFGREMRESTRGIACEIRHVEEK; via the coding sequence ATGACCGAGTACTTCGAAGTACACGCACGCGACGGGGCCGCGCGCGTGGGCGAACTCCGCCTCGCGTCGCCCCGGACGACGCCCGCGCTCGTCGACGACGTCCTCGAGGACGCGGGATCGCTCTGGTCGGCGGCCCGCGAGGTCCCCGAGGGCGACGAGTCGACGCTCACCGTCCTGCCCCACCGGGCGTTTCCCGGCGGCACCGCCGCGGAGGTCCGGGAATCGTTCGCCGTCGAGCACCCGGACGTCGACTACCCCAGCGTCGCCGTCGTCTCGAGCGACGGTGCGGAAGCCCAGGGCACCGACGCCTACGCGCTCTCGAACGGCCAGTCCGTAACGGGCCACGGTGCGGCGCTCGTCGAGGCCGTCGTGAACGTCCGCGAGGCGATTCCCACCGACACGGCCCTCCTCTTCTCGGGCGTCGCGACCCCCCGGAACGTCGCCCTGCTCGCCTACGCCGGCGTCGACCTGTTCGACGAGACCGCGGCCGTCGTGAAGGGCACCGAGGGCCGGTACCTCACGACCGACGAGGCGTACTTCCTCGAAGACCTGGAGGAGTTGCCGTGTTCCTGCCCGGCCTGCCAGCAACCGCGCGAGGAATTTACCCGCGAGGACTGCGCCGAGCACAACGTCAACGCTCTGCGAGCGGAACTGGGGATCGTCCGCCGGCGGATCCGGGACGGCCGGCTTCGCGACTACGTGGAGGGACAGGCCCGCCACGACCAGTGGCTCACCGCCGCGATGCGGGAACTGGACTCCCAGTGGGGCTACCTCGAGGAACGAACCCCGATCCTCCGCGATTCGCAGATCAGCGCGGCGACCGAGGACACGCTCCGGCGAGTGGAAATCCAGCGGTTCGCCGATCGGGTCACCACGCGCTACCGGAACCGCTTTGCGAACCCGCTCGTGCTCGTGCCGTGTTCGGCGACGAAACCCTACAGCGAGTCTCAGAGCCACCGCCAGTTTCACGACGCCATCCAGTGGCGCGGCCACCTCGTCTCGATGACCAGTCCGATCGGCGTCGTCCCGCAGGAACTGGAAACGACCTATCCGGCCCAGCACTACGACACCGTGGTGACCGGGCGCTGGTCGGAAGACGAGAAGGAGTTCGTGAGCGAGGTGCTGCAGCGGTACCTCGAGCGCAACGAGTACCCGTCGATCGTCGCCCACGTCCCCGACGAGGGCTACCGCGACATCGTCGAGCGCGTCGAAGACGCCCTCGATCTCGATATCACCTACACCGTTCCCGAGGGCGGTCACCCCACCGACGACGAGTCGATCTCGAACCTCTCGGAGGCGCTCGCGGGCGAACTGAAGTACTCCAAGCGCGACCGCGAGCACAACACCGTCCGCGCAATCGCGGACTACCTGTTCGGCGACGGGGCCGGCGACGACCTCTTCGACGACATTCGGACGACCAGCCGCTACCCGAAGATCCAGGTTCGCGATCGCGACGACACCCAACTCGCCACGATGGTGCCCCAGTACGGGACCCTCTCCTTTACGCTGGCGGGTGCGAAGCGGTGGGTCGACAGCGACGCCCCCACGAAGCGCGTCGAGATCGACGGCTTCGTCCCCCACGGGAGCGTGCTCGCGCCCGGCGTCGTCGACGCCGACGAGGACGTCCGCGTGGGCGACGAGGTCGTCGTCGAGGGGCCGAAGGCCTTCGGCGTCGGCCGCGCCGAGATGTTCGGCCGCGAGATGAGAGAGAGCACGCGCGGGATCGCCTGCGAGATCCGCCACGTCGAGGAGAAGTAG
- a CDS encoding PadR family transcriptional regulator, whose protein sequence is MDQLTGFQRDLLYVIAGKERPSGQEILDDINHYIDQPVTHGRLYPNLDTLVEKELVEKGQLDRRTNYYALTPKGRRELQRRQEWVDQYVDV, encoded by the coding sequence ATGGATCAGCTAACTGGATTCCAGCGTGACTTGCTGTACGTCATCGCGGGCAAGGAACGACCGTCCGGCCAGGAGATTCTCGACGACATCAACCACTACATCGATCAGCCGGTCACCCACGGCCGGCTGTATCCGAACCTCGACACCCTCGTCGAGAAGGAACTCGTCGAGAAAGGCCAACTCGATCGACGGACGAACTACTACGCACTGACGCCGAAAGGCCGACGCGAGTTGCAGCGACGCCAGGAGTGGGTCGACCAGTACGTCGACGTCTAA
- a CDS encoding HdeD family acid-resistance protein: protein MNSVTTDSDSAAEYTVERGWRTLAIAGGVVGLIGLLAIALPFVAGISIALVLGGLLVLSGLVHGAHAFTARGWKGSLWQVTLAVVSVIAGLALLVNPVVALVTLTLLLVAYLLVDGVAELAMAVRMADQPGRAAVAVSGVISIVLAGLLWAGFPASAAWAIGLLVGISLFMTGISMAVVAYAGRPVGEADQPATEPRGA from the coding sequence ATGAACTCAGTTACAACCGATAGCGACTCGGCCGCGGAATACACCGTCGAGCGTGGATGGCGCACGCTCGCGATCGCCGGCGGCGTCGTCGGATTGATCGGCCTCCTCGCGATCGCCCTCCCGTTCGTCGCGGGGATCTCGATCGCGCTCGTTCTCGGCGGCCTGCTCGTCCTGAGCGGTCTCGTCCACGGCGCGCACGCGTTCACGGCACGCGGTTGGAAGGGGTCGCTCTGGCAGGTGACCCTCGCCGTCGTCTCGGTGATCGCCGGTCTCGCTCTGCTCGTCAACCCGGTCGTCGCGCTGGTAACGCTGACACTTCTGCTCGTCGCGTACCTGCTGGTCGACGGCGTCGCGGAACTGGCGATGGCGGTGCGGATGGCCGACCAGCCCGGTCGCGCGGCAGTCGCCGTCAGCGGCGTCATCTCGATCGTCCTCGCGGGCCTCCTCTGGGCCGGCTTCCCGGCCAGTGCGGCCTGGGCGATCGGACTGCTCGTCGGCATCAGCCTCTTCATGACCGGCATCTCGATGGCGGTCGTCGCCTACGCCGGCCGGCCGGTCGGCGAGGCAGACCAGCCCGCGACCGAACCGCGCGGGGCCTGA
- a CDS encoding ABC transporter permease, which yields MSGELQSSEPRTAVREDASETDRARPAAPDPKRRLATIVGRELRTIVRTRTFFVLGLAFAAVLLGIAWVGGSVRAGYVPTLVDLLTPLELLVPVVAVAFGYRAILGDEQRGELDVLETYPVSHREIVLGVYAGRAIGLLVTVVVPLAVVAAAVFRFEDDALSLYASHSGADSPVLFARFVVLTALFALAVLAVAIAISAAVSGTRSALALAVVALVVLLVGLDLAIAFGVSAGAIGDAELVYSLAASPLSAYRGLVFESAIVVAAGTGPAVASPIASLASLAVWTLGSLGFAAWVLNR from the coding sequence ATGAGCGGCGAGCTACAGTCTTCGGAACCCCGGACGGCCGTCCGGGAGGACGCGAGCGAGACCGATCGCGCGCGGCCGGCCGCCCCCGACCCGAAACGCCGTCTCGCGACGATCGTCGGTCGGGAACTCCGGACGATCGTCCGGACCCGGACGTTCTTCGTGCTCGGGCTGGCGTTCGCCGCCGTCCTCCTGGGGATCGCCTGGGTGGGCGGGAGCGTCCGGGCCGGCTACGTCCCGACGCTGGTCGACCTGCTCACGCCCCTGGAGTTACTCGTGCCGGTAGTCGCCGTCGCCTTCGGCTATCGCGCCATCCTCGGCGACGAGCAACGCGGCGAACTCGACGTGCTGGAGACCTACCCCGTCTCCCACCGCGAGATCGTCCTCGGCGTCTACGCCGGGCGGGCGATCGGCCTCCTCGTCACCGTCGTCGTCCCGCTCGCGGTCGTCGCCGCCGCGGTGTTCCGCTTCGAGGACGACGCGCTATCGCTCTACGCGTCCCACTCGGGGGCCGATTCCCCGGTCCTGTTCGCCCGATTCGTCGTCCTGACAGCCCTGTTCGCGCTGGCGGTGCTCGCCGTCGCGATCGCGATCTCGGCCGCGGTCAGCGGCACGCGGAGCGCGCTCGCGCTGGCGGTCGTCGCGCTCGTCGTCCTGCTGGTCGGCCTCGACCTGGCGATCGCGTTCGGGGTGTCGGCCGGCGCGATCGGCGACGCGGAACTCGTCTACTCGCTCGCGGCCAGCCCCCTCAGCGCGTATCGGGGGCTCGTCTTCGAGAGTGCGATCGTCGTCGCGGCGGGGACCGGGCCGGCGGTCGCCTCGCCGATCGCGAGCCTGGCGAGCCTCGCCGTCTGGACGCTCGGTTCGCTCGGATTCGCGGCGTGGGTACTGAACCGGTGA
- the tgtA gene encoding tRNA guanosine(15) transglycosylase TgtA yields the protein MRECFELQDTDAGGRIGELTVPRADVTVETPALLPVINPNLDTISPRRLAEEFGAEILITNSYIIYGTDDVRDAALEDGLHDVLDFPGAIMTDSGSFQLSEYGEIDVTTEEILKFQHAIGSDIGTPVDIPTPPDVAREQAERELATTQERLEIADRVDTGEMLVNAPVQGSTYPDLREKAGRDADGTGLDVFPVGAVVPLMNDYRYDDMVDVVAGAKRGLGADAPVHLFGAGHPMMFALAVAMGCDLFDSAAYALYARDDRYLTVRGTRHLDDLEYLPCSCPVCLEHDPADLRALPDRDREEELAAHNLHATFAEIRRIKEAIRTGNLLELVEQRARAHPAMLDGYRTLLDHAAQLERTDPVSKGSFFYTSHESARRPEVVRHHQRLDRLAVPDSLLLTEGRSADGSGFDDSWRVEPPFGPFPRALSKSYPLTAEVPERTDRSALAAAADGVARLVDANPETEFALAHRGWPADVLERVPDGVALIDLDDDCA from the coding sequence ATGCGCGAGTGCTTCGAACTGCAGGATACCGACGCTGGCGGCCGAATCGGCGAACTCACGGTGCCGCGCGCCGACGTCACCGTCGAGACGCCCGCCCTCTTGCCGGTGATCAATCCGAATTTGGACACGATCAGCCCCCGCCGGCTCGCCGAGGAGTTCGGTGCCGAGATCCTCATCACGAACTCCTACATCATCTACGGAACCGACGACGTCCGCGACGCCGCCCTCGAAGACGGCCTCCACGACGTACTCGACTTCCCCGGCGCGATCATGACCGACTCCGGTTCCTTTCAGCTCTCCGAATACGGCGAGATCGACGTCACCACCGAGGAGATCCTCAAGTTCCAGCACGCGATCGGCTCGGACATCGGAACGCCGGTCGACATTCCGACGCCGCCGGACGTCGCCCGCGAACAGGCCGAACGGGAACTCGCGACCACCCAGGAACGCCTCGAGATCGCCGACCGCGTCGACACGGGTGAGATGCTCGTCAACGCACCCGTACAGGGTTCGACCTATCCGGACCTCCGGGAGAAGGCGGGTCGGGACGCCGACGGAACCGGGCTCGACGTCTTCCCCGTCGGCGCGGTCGTCCCCCTGATGAACGACTACCGCTACGACGACATGGTCGACGTCGTCGCCGGCGCCAAACGCGGGCTGGGCGCGGACGCGCCGGTCCACCTCTTCGGTGCCGGCCACCCGATGATGTTCGCGCTCGCCGTCGCGATGGGCTGTGACCTCTTCGACTCGGCGGCCTACGCCCTGTACGCCCGCGACGATCGATACCTCACCGTCCGCGGTACCCGGCACCTCGACGACCTGGAGTATCTCCCCTGCTCCTGTCCGGTCTGTCTCGAGCACGATCCCGCCGATCTGCGGGCGCTGCCCGACCGGGATCGCGAGGAAGAACTGGCCGCGCACAACCTCCACGCCACCTTCGCGGAGATCCGCCGGATCAAGGAGGCGATCCGCACGGGCAACCTCCTCGAACTCGTCGAACAGCGCGCTCGCGCCCACCCCGCCATGCTCGACGGTTACCGTACCCTGCTGGATCACGCCGCCCAGCTAGAGCGCACCGATCCCGTCTCGAAAGGGTCGTTCTTCTACACCTCCCACGAGAGCGCCCGCCGGCCCGAAGTCGTCCGCCACCACCAGCGCCTCGATCGACTGGCCGTCCCCGACTCGCTGTTGCTCACGGAGGGACGATCGGCCGACGGGAGCGGGTTCGACGATTCGTGGCGCGTCGAACCACCGTTCGGCCCGTTCCCGCGGGCCCTCTCGAAGAGCTACCCGCTCACCGCCGAGGTCCCCGAACGGACCGATCGATCGGCCCTCGCGGCCGCGGCGGACGGCGTCGCGCGACTCGTCGACGCGAATCCGGAGACCGAGTTCGCGCTCGCCCACCGCGGGTGGCCCGCGGACGTGCTCGAACGGGTGCCGGACGGCGTGGCGTTGATCGACCTGGACGACGACTGCGCGTGA
- a CDS encoding ABC transporter ATP-binding protein, protein MTDTPPILDATDIDHDYGTISVLENVSATLRRGTVTALIGPNGSGKTTLIRSLAGLHEPTAGEIAYHGPETARRIGYLPQHPAFRPGFTCLETLEFYASLVGGDETAATAHLDRVGLADAADRPVEALSGGMTRLLGIAQATIGDPPVVVLDEPGSGLDPGMSMHVFDVVADLADDGIAVLLSSHDLELVERVADRVLVLADGRIVRRGSTAELRDELDADSLWSVYEAAIGGDLDTVRVQGGHA, encoded by the coding sequence ATGACTGACACGCCACCGATACTCGACGCGACCGACATCGATCACGACTACGGGACGATCTCCGTCCTGGAGAACGTCTCCGCGACCCTCCGGCGCGGGACCGTGACGGCCCTGATCGGCCCGAACGGCTCCGGCAAGACGACGCTGATCCGATCGCTCGCCGGCCTCCACGAGCCGACGGCGGGCGAGATCGCGTACCACGGTCCCGAGACGGCGCGGCGGATCGGCTACCTTCCCCAACACCCCGCGTTCCGGCCCGGGTTCACGTGCCTCGAGACGCTCGAGTTCTACGCGTCGCTCGTGGGGGGCGACGAAACCGCCGCGACGGCTCACCTCGATCGGGTCGGACTCGCTGACGCGGCCGATCGACCGGTCGAGGCGCTCTCCGGCGGCATGACGCGGTTGCTCGGCATCGCACAGGCGACGATCGGCGACCCGCCCGTCGTCGTCCTCGACGAACCCGGCAGCGGCCTCGATCCGGGGATGAGCATGCACGTGTTCGATGTCGTGGCGGACCTCGCCGACGACGGAATCGCGGTCCTGCTGAGTTCCCACGACCTGGAACTCGTCGAACGGGTCGCCGATCGCGTGCTGGTGCTCGCGGACGGACGGATCGTGCGGCGGGGCTCGACCGCGGAACTGCGGGACGAACTCGACGCCGACTCGCTGTGGTCGGTCTACGAGGCCGCGATCGGCGGCGATCTCGATACCGTCCGGGTACAGGGGGGACACGCATGA
- a CDS encoding NosD domain-containing protein, which yields MPVLSRNTIFLGLLVVVVLGGGVGLFAVDVGSTTPDPVAFDETVPVGLTLEAEYALGDDVALPRTQVFYSQYRYVVGYYGVETFVEDQREPDHEQRFGHPLAVYVSDYSETGIELTEEGYPVTDRSPGWIEAQEAWYVVDSDARTPAGDTVVSFADRDEAAAFAEAHGGTLHAWDSLLEVPFESDDATVARNRVDDRRDLADERVDATARLAERPTSVVVGEDADTVQAAIDDAPANTTVVVPEGTYAETIEIDRPITLAGEGNATIRGDGNGTVITVTTDRAAIQGLDIEGVGNRTKGGEELPVEMDDEAWDATFTKYYAGTDAGIGAYTAEELLVEDVRIDTPASGIITYESTDAVIRNVTVRGPEDPSDGLAGMLLYHSPVVVEDSTVLGGRNGIYFFRSPTAVIRSNVVEGNQLGVHLMHTNDALIADNELRGQQNAGIYIMTGPVRNAVVGNTVRDTALALSTGGSDTYVASNLVADSELGLLVGSTASIYEDNVIVGNDVGAEVSAMLPTNRVVGNDFVGNDAHADARSGPLRVWSDGDTGNYWQGSATVADGDRADLSYSPTDAIDGRLHRTDGAPTLVRAPALRALAGLEGSVPGMRTGSIVDQAPTCEPNNPELLDRTEWAEHAWTCYETTRTTHD from the coding sequence GTGCCCGTCCTGTCTCGTAACACGATATTTCTGGGTCTTCTCGTCGTCGTCGTTCTCGGCGGCGGCGTCGGACTGTTCGCCGTCGACGTCGGGTCGACGACGCCCGATCCCGTCGCGTTCGACGAGACGGTCCCCGTCGGCCTCACGCTCGAGGCCGAGTACGCGCTCGGCGACGACGTCGCACTCCCCCGCACACAGGTGTTCTACTCACAGTACCGGTACGTCGTCGGCTACTACGGCGTCGAAACGTTCGTCGAGGATCAGCGCGAGCCGGACCACGAACAGCGGTTCGGCCACCCGCTGGCGGTGTACGTCTCCGACTACAGCGAGACGGGGATCGAGTTGACCGAGGAGGGGTACCCGGTCACCGATCGATCCCCCGGCTGGATCGAGGCCCAGGAGGCGTGGTACGTCGTCGACAGCGACGCGCGAACGCCCGCCGGGGACACCGTCGTCTCGTTCGCCGATCGCGACGAGGCGGCGGCGTTCGCCGAGGCCCACGGCGGCACGCTCCACGCGTGGGACTCGCTGCTCGAGGTGCCCTTCGAGAGCGACGACGCGACCGTCGCCCGCAACCGCGTCGACGATCGGCGCGACCTGGCTGACGAGCGGGTCGACGCGACCGCACGGCTCGCGGAGCGACCGACGTCGGTCGTCGTCGGCGAGGACGCGGACACCGTCCAGGCGGCGATCGACGACGCACCGGCGAACACCACCGTCGTCGTTCCCGAGGGGACCTACGCGGAGACGATCGAGATCGATCGCCCGATCACGCTCGCCGGCGAGGGGAACGCGACGATCCGTGGCGACGGCAACGGCACGGTGATTACCGTCACGACCGATCGGGCCGCGATCCAGGGGCTCGATATCGAGGGCGTCGGAAACAGGACGAAAGGCGGCGAGGAACTCCCCGTCGAGATGGACGACGAGGCCTGGGACGCCACCTTCACGAAGTACTACGCCGGCACCGACGCCGGGATCGGGGCCTATACCGCCGAGGAACTCCTGGTCGAGGACGTCCGAATCGACACCCCGGCGAGCGGGATCATCACGTACGAGAGCACGGACGCCGTCATCCGGAACGTTACGGTGAGAGGGCCCGAGGACCCGTCCGACGGGCTCGCCGGCATGCTGCTGTACCACTCGCCGGTCGTCGTCGAGGATTCGACGGTTCTGGGCGGCAGGAACGGCATTTACTTCTTCCGCTCACCGACCGCCGTCATTCGCTCGAACGTGGTCGAGGGGAACCAGCTCGGCGTCCACCTGATGCACACGAACGACGCCCTGATCGCGGACAACGAGCTTCGTGGCCAGCAGAACGCCGGAATCTACATCATGACTGGACCCGTGCGAAACGCGGTCGTCGGGAACACGGTCCGGGACACGGCGCTCGCCCTCAGTACGGGCGGAAGCGACACCTACGTCGCATCGAACCTCGTCGCGGACTCCGAACTCGGGCTTCTCGTCGGCTCGACCGCGTCGATCTACGAGGACAACGTGATCGTCGGCAACGACGTGGGTGCGGAGGTCTCCGCCATGCTCCCGACGAACCGCGTCGTCGGGAACGACTTCGTCGGGAACGACGCACACGCCGACGCGAGGTCGGGGCCGCTCCGGGTCTGGAGCGATGGCGACACCGGGAACTACTGGCAGGGCAGTGCCACCGTCGCCGACGGCGACCGGGCCGACCTGTCGTACTCCCCCACGGACGCCATCGACGGGCGCTTGCACCGGACGGACGGTGCGCCGACGCTCGTCCGGGCACCCGCACTCAGGGCCCTCGCCGGACTCGAGGGCTCGGTCCCCGGGATGCGAACCGGCAGTATCGTCGACCAGGCACCGACCTGCGAACCGAACAACCCGGAACTGCTCGATCGCACCGAGTGGGCCGAGCACGCCTGGACATGCTACGAGACGACACGGACGACCCATGACTGA
- a CDS encoding NUDIX hydrolase: protein MSRDSLTWETLDRRVAYTCPGFDVVNESVRLPDGTETDFDYLSEPASVCILPFTPDGDVVCIEEWRQAVDRVSRGLPVGGTEPDDGDLEAAARRELAEETGYEADRLESLVTVEPANGIADAVLHFFVAHGCRPTAEQRLDHNESIRVSTMPFEELLEAVREGTIRDGRAVLGVSYYHLIGDG, encoded by the coding sequence ATGTCGAGAGATTCGCTCACCTGGGAGACGCTCGATCGACGGGTAGCCTACACCTGCCCGGGGTTCGACGTGGTTAACGAGTCCGTTCGTCTGCCCGACGGAACCGAAACGGACTTCGATTACCTCTCGGAACCGGCGAGCGTCTGCATCCTCCCGTTTACACCCGACGGCGACGTCGTCTGTATCGAGGAGTGGCGCCAGGCCGTCGACCGCGTCAGCCGCGGGCTTCCCGTCGGCGGCACCGAACCCGACGACGGGGACCTCGAGGCCGCCGCCCGTCGCGAACTCGCGGAGGAAACCGGCTACGAGGCCGATCGGCTCGAGTCGCTGGTCACGGTCGAACCGGCGAACGGCATCGCTGACGCCGTCCTCCACTTCTTCGTCGCTCACGGCTGTCGACCGACCGCCGAGCAGCGACTGGATCACAACGAGAGTATCCGAGTCTCGACGATGCCGTTCGAGGAGTTGCTCGAGGCGGTGCGCGAGGGGACGATTCGCGACGGCCGGGCGGTCCTCGGCGTCTCCTACTATCACCTCATCGGCGACGGGTGA
- a CDS encoding HNH endonuclease produces the protein MGVVRQEGDWRLEKIEDGLYEVTYKETAEATITTPEYEPGAFGDQFAVSAPSYEADSDVEARSLFDEIAAQDTISVMERFGTTADGPALDDPSGPSDGAHGNGITNLPPGGLALVLVLVGGGVLYASAFAIGSAAFYLGSALVLGGVGIVAWASALYKSRGASEAVRFLTAKRDPDRSDSSATVAGEDSERTLPASRSLKEELYFNRANRNCEWCDIRVDQPEVHHIKPRREGGPNDPSNIIVLCAGCHAKADRGAISRTKLRARVRKLTESAA, from the coding sequence ATGGGAGTTGTACGTCAAGAAGGGGACTGGCGTCTCGAGAAGATCGAAGACGGTCTGTACGAGGTAACGTACAAAGAGACGGCAGAAGCGACGATCACCACGCCCGAGTACGAACCGGGCGCCTTCGGCGATCAATTCGCCGTCAGCGCGCCTTCGTACGAGGCCGACTCGGACGTCGAAGCACGGTCCCTGTTCGATGAGATAGCCGCGCAGGATACGATATCCGTGATGGAACGGTTCGGAACGACCGCTGACGGACCGGCTCTCGACGACCCATCCGGACCGTCCGACGGAGCGCACGGAAACGGGATCACCAACCTCCCGCCCGGTGGGCTTGCACTGGTGCTGGTACTCGTCGGTGGGGGTGTCCTCTACGCGTCCGCCTTCGCGATCGGCTCGGCGGCGTTCTATCTCGGCAGTGCGCTGGTTCTCGGTGGCGTCGGCATCGTCGCCTGGGCGAGCGCCCTGTACAAGTCGCGGGGCGCGTCCGAAGCGGTGCGGTTCCTGACCGCGAAACGGGATCCCGATCGATCGGACTCGTCGGCTACTGTCGCCGGCGAGGACTCCGAACGGACGTTGCCCGCATCGCGATCGCTGAAAGAGGAACTGTATTTCAACCGTGCAAATCGGAACTGCGAGTGGTGTGACATTCGGGTCGATCAACCCGAGGTCCACCACATCAAGCCGCGTCGAGAAGGCGGACCGAACGACCCCTCGAACATCATCGTTCTCTGTGCCGGCTGTCACGCGAAGGCCGACCGTGGCGCGATTTCGAGAACGAAGCTTCGAGCCAGAGTGCGGAAACTCACCGAATCCGCGGCATGA
- the trmY gene encoding tRNA (pseudouridine(54)-N(1))-methyltransferase TrmY yields MRQFVLIAHEVPTEPDFSLDDLAGGAGRLDALCRSITASFVTSHGIREDVRTHLVVQDELTISFDGSELRRLNPDERSTAALVRTALEHRDEAIGALPAEPSPGIEVYRRGLEATLDALTDDGTIVQLHEEGDAIGDVDDLADPIFVLSDHRDFTAAEDAAVAERVDRQVRLGPELLHADQAITIAHHYLDTSGYEDF; encoded by the coding sequence ATGCGCCAGTTCGTACTCATCGCCCACGAGGTCCCCACGGAACCCGACTTCTCGCTCGACGACCTCGCCGGCGGGGCCGGACGACTCGACGCGCTCTGCCGATCGATCACCGCGTCGTTCGTCACCTCCCACGGGATCCGCGAGGACGTCCGCACCCACCTCGTCGTACAGGACGAACTCACCATCAGCTTCGACGGCAGCGAACTGCGGCGACTGAACCCCGACGAGCGAAGTACCGCCGCGCTGGTACGCACCGCGCTGGAGCACCGCGACGAGGCGATCGGCGCGCTGCCGGCCGAACCCAGCCCCGGGATCGAGGTCTACCGCCGCGGGCTCGAGGCCACCCTCGACGCCCTCACCGACGACGGGACGATCGTCCAGTTGCACGAGGAGGGGGACGCGATCGGGGACGTCGACGACCTTGCCGATCCGATCTTCGTGCTGTCCGACCACCGGGACTTCACCGCGGCCGAGGACGCCGCGGTAGCGGAACGAGTCGATCGGCAGGTGCGACTGGGGCCCGAACTGTTACACGCCGATCAGGCGATTACGATCGCACACCACTATCTGGATACGTCCGGCTACGAGGACTTTTGA
- a CDS encoding nitrous oxide reductase accessory protein NosL — protein MDERPASFGTERRSTRRTVLGAVGAGALGSIAGCLGGDETADVPEPISIAEDRGCDNCTMVIGNYPGPAGQAHYEDPTAVLDEDRPAQFCSSLCTYTFTLDQDVDPTVSYLTDYSTVEYDIEEGDEGPVISRHLDADGFGDRSGLTLIADSDVGGAMGDSLVPFSDGDDAAAFQEEYGGDSYEDGEVTRELIMSLM, from the coding sequence ATGGACGAACGACCCGCATCGTTCGGTACCGAACGAAGATCGACCCGTCGAACCGTGCTGGGCGCCGTCGGGGCCGGCGCGCTCGGATCGATCGCCGGCTGCCTCGGCGGGGACGAGACGGCGGACGTCCCGGAACCGATCAGTATCGCCGAAGACCGGGGATGTGACAACTGCACGATGGTCATCGGGAACTATCCCGGCCCGGCCGGACAGGCCCATTACGAGGACCCGACGGCGGTGCTCGACGAGGACCGCCCGGCCCAGTTCTGTAGTTCGCTGTGTACGTACACGTTCACCCTCGACCAGGACGTCGATCCCACGGTCAGCTACCTGACGGATTACTCGACGGTCGAGTACGACATCGAAGAGGGTGACGAGGGTCCCGTGATCTCTCGCCACCTCGACGCCGACGGGTTCGGGGACCGATCGGGCCTGACGCTGATCGCCGACAGCGACGTGGGCGGTGCCATGGGGGACTCGCTCGTTCCGTTCAGCGACGGCGACGACGCCGCGGCGTTTCAGGAGGAATACGGCGGCGATAGCTACGAGGACGGCGAGGTCACGCGAGAACTCATCATGTCGCTGATGTAG